In the genome of Odocoileus virginianus isolate 20LAN1187 ecotype Illinois chromosome 17, Ovbor_1.2, whole genome shotgun sequence, the window GTAAGAATTTAATTCTCTGGAAAGTTTCAGAGACGtctggggtaaaaaaaaaaaaaaaaaaaaaaaccaataatttGAATTTGTTGGCCTCGGTTTTGAAATAACAATTAGCATATAATTCATATCCTACGATTTAAGTTATGGAGTCTCTCTTCTGTGTAGAGTGTTGTGTGCACTACATACCCAGCCCTTCAGGGAGGTTAAGATGTAGAAAGAAAAGTGTAGAatttagagggggaaaaaaggaaatataaataacaagGCATAGTAGCTGTTGTAATGGaatgaatttcatttattttgctgtagGTTCTTGCAGAATCAAATCCTGCCCACTTTGGCTTCTTTTGGAGGTGGTTTGATGAAATCTTTACCCTGCTAGATCTTCTGCTCCAGCAGCATTATCTGTCGAAAACCAGCGCCTCCTTTTCTGAAAACTTCTATGGCTTAAAGAGGATTGTAATGGGAGACCAACACAGGCTTCAGAGATTGGCCAGTGCTGGCCTCCCAAAGCAGCAGCTTATGAAATCAATCATGTTCCTGGTCCTTCTTCCCTATCTGAAAGTGAAACTGGAGAAGCTGGTTTCTAGCCTGAGAGAAGAAGACGAATATTCCATCCATCCCCCTTCTTCCCGCTGGAAACGATTTTACAGAGCCTTCCTGGCAGCCTACCCATTTGTTAACATGGCCTGGGAAGGCTGGTTTCTGGTACAGCAGCTTCGATACATCCTAGGAAAGGTTCAACATCACTCACCACTGCTGAGGCTGGCTGGAGTTCGGCTGGGTCGGCTTACAGTTCAGGATATACAAGCTCTGGAGCACAAATCAGCTAAGGCCAGCATGATGCAGCTACCAGCTGGGAGGTAAGACCTTAACATTTCCCCAGAGTCTTTGATTAATAAATCCTAAAATCTGATCCCAATTTTATAATTCACCTCCTTCAGTCCACTCTGAGGTTATTCCATAAAATCATTGAAAAATTCATGTGTCCATTAAACAAGGACTGCTCTCCTGGTAACTTTCCTCCTCATACTGCCTACATTTTTGTGCACCCTTGCTATgtaccaggccctgtgctggtaCACAGATGTTTATGTATATCACCTGAATCCTTATCACAACTCAATGAAATAATGCAGAAGCACCATTTAACAGTTGAAGAAACTAAGTTCTAGTAGTTAAGTATCTtacaaggccacacagctagaaggtggcagagctgagattccaGCCAGATCAATACAATTCTAAAGACTGCTCTTACCATGGTGCTCTCCCACTTCTAtttggtgctggtggtaaagaatctgcctgccagtgcaggagataccagagattagggttcaatccctaggtcaggaagatcctctggagtaggaaacagcaacccactccagtattcttgcctggaaagtcccatggacagaggagactggtgggctacagtccatgggatcgccaagagttggacacgactgaacatgcacatacATCCCATTTTAGTTAGTGTTTGTGTTCTCCTACAAGTTCAAATATATTCCTCAATACtgctgggttgtttttttttttactggataTTACTATCCTTCACCCCCTGCCTGGGAAGGTCTATATAATCAGTATACAAGTTGATTATACAGTCTATATAATCTCACCAATTTCTTTCTCAAAACACAAGCTCTAGTCGATAAAAACAAATCTTAGCTCCTATACTCCTAAAATATtataagtcagaaagagggaaTGGTATAGTAGGGACCATTAAGGACACAATTTTCAATCCCCAAGCTGAATCAATGATTCCAATGAAAAATGCAAGAACTACATTTCTATTAGTCATCCTGTGATTATAACTAAACAAACAGTTTCTCTTTGCCTCCTTATTCTATTCTCCAAACAGCATTGGTGAGAAGATAAAATCAGCTCTGAAGAAAGCCGTGGGGGGTGTTGCCTTATCCCTCTCTACTGGCCTTTCGGTGGGTGTATTCTTCCTGCAGTTCCTTGAGTGGTGGTATTCATCGGAAAACCAAGAAACCATCAAGACCCTGACTGCTCTGCCTACCCCCCCACCACCTGTACACCTAGACTACAATTCTGATTCTCCCCTGTTACCCAAAATGAAGACTGTGTGCCCACTGTGTCGTAAAAACCGGGTGAACGACACGGTTCTCGCCACCTCTGGCTATGTGTTTTGTTACCGCTGTGTGTTTAATTACGTGAGGAGTCACCAGGCTTGTCCTATCACAGGTTATCCAACAGAGGTACAGCATCTGATCAAACTGTACTCCCCTGAGAATTGAGAGGGATTAGCACCTTATCTCACAACAAAATGATTGCACTGTAAGGCCACAGGGCTTGATACTTCTCATTCCCaattaggagaaggcaatggcagcccactccagtactcttgcctggaaaatcccatggacatggcctggtaggctgcagtccatggggtcgcctggtaggctgcagtccatggggtcgctaagagtcagacacgactgagcgacttcactttcatgcagtggagaaagaactggcaacccactccagtgttcttgcctggagaatcctagggatgggggagcctggtggactgccgtctatggggtcgcacagagtcagacacgactgaagcgacttagcagcagcagcattctcaATTAATAATTGTGTGAACTTCAGACAACCACATAGAATATAAAAGGATTTACTCGTTGATCTTAACCTTTTAGCTTGCTCCCTAGACACCCCTACTTAGAGTTGACCAAGCTAGTTAGAGAATCAGGACTGGCAAGGGATGTGAGGGCCAgcagaggggaagggataaaaGAGAATACTTGACACAGAAGATCTTCTCTCCCCTTCATTAAAGGACAAGAGGTATAGAAGCTCTCAGGGAAAACCCACGTTAGACCTCATATGGGTGGTGAATCAGAAAAAGGCTTTTTTGGAAAAGAAAGCAGTAACCAGCCTCTGTTATGCTtatgtgctcagtggctcagtcatgtccgagtctttgaaatcccatagactgtagcccaaaaggcttctgtccatgggactatcctggcaaaaatactggaatgggttgccatttcctcctctagcataggttcccaacctagggatcgaacctgcatctcttgtagctcctgcattggcaggcagattctttaccactgagccacctgggaaacttgcCTCTGAGGAATAGGCTTTATTGGCTTGCAAACAGTATGAAATATGGACTTGCTCTTTATAGACATACTTAGAAACACTTTAGGAAAACAACAGCTCCTTCCGTCTGCTGTGATCTACTTGTTAAATAACACCTGCTATAGTTTATCAACTTTTAAAGTTCCCTTTGTGAACCACACATGTCTTCCTTGGGAAACCAGTTAAAGGAAAATAGAGGTTGAATGTATATACAGAATAGTCTGAAGATTTCAATGTGAAAGCAAAGTTATTAATCAAGAGATGGAGTAAAATACTGACCTAACTGTGACTGTGTACATAAAGCACCTTTCAATAAGCTCTTTCTGCTTGTTGTTAAGAGTTTGCTAAACTGGCATGAATTATTCTGGTTATTACTAAAGTTTCTATGAAACgcttaaataaattttaagaataaatgttTTTGGCAAAGAGCTGTTCCATGTCATGATTATTTGGAAACTGAAAGATTAGatgaggtatttatttatttttggccacacctcaaggcttgtgggatcttagttccctgaccagggactgaacccaggccttcgGCAGTGAAAGCCTAACCActggagtcctaagcactggaccaccagggaatttcctagtTTAGATACTAAACTAAATTTTCATTTAGACCACTGTGGACTTTTTGAGGcattttatattaacattttgctttttttgctaaTTGAATACTTGGAGAGAAATCCTCTACTCCAACAGCAAGAAATTAGTCTTGCGTGAAACACTTTATTCTACAGAAACACTTACGTTACCCACGTAGAAAAATGCAAGCCACTGGATTGGCAGCTTGGTGAAAATATacgttgtttttttaaaatcattactagaagaagaatgaaaatgatttttaagtgcCTCTGCTAAGACAGGTGTTTTCTAATATAACTCATTTTAGCAATTCAAAGAACATTTTCTGACACCACGAAGGTAACAGAAATATTGAAATAGAATATcctatagatttaaaaatatttaaattttttaatttgtttcaaagTTAAACCCAAGACATACTGACTTAATAGGAAATCCAACGAGCAACATTTTCCTAGGCTGAATACCTGTTTTCCCTTAGTCTGCCCCAAGACAGCATGtacatgttaatttattttacaatCTGCTAAACAAGCATTTTAACACAGTAATAAGTCAATAAGGGAACTGAACCAGATTCAGGGATGAAATAATGCAGTCTTCCATGAAGATATCAAAGCCATGTTTTTCACCTCAACCtacaaagaaaacatgaaagaatcAGTAATACAAAGGCATATTAAAGAAACATTCTAACACATCATAAAGCCAGTATTCAAGTAGGCTAGAACATACCAATGTAGAAAAACCACAATCAGAATCAGCTCAGAGAGAAGATTAAGGGGTCATACCCTGGTCAAAGCCAACACTGAAGCAGTGGCAATACCAGGTCAGACTATGCTTCACTCATCATCGCATCATTGCTTTTCACCTCCTTGTATTTCATAAGAGCAGCCCCAAACTCTATTTTCACATCAGAGAAAACACAGGTTtacccatgaaaaaaaaaaaaaaggcttctttTCAGATAAATCTGAGGCATGGGCTTTCAATACTGCATCTTCCACTATGCACCAGTATGTACAAACTCTGCTGTACAAAATGTAAACATGAACAAGTTTCGTTTTGGggtacagggttttttttttttggctgtttgcttttaaaatacagagtAGAGAAGCATTTacagttcaaaataatttctGGTTTTAGTGAGCCCAAACACCATGCATGATAAAATCTTAGGGATTGTCTGTGAAGGGATTTATAGTCTAGCTCTAAAGGAAAACCTTCAGGAAAGATTTTCTACTAAAAAGCCTTTATAAACTCCAATTCATTTAACATATAATTTGATTTACAATTCTACTGCCAATAAAGATGAAAAGTGTTAGccataaaaattttatacaagTCTTCTAAAGAGTCCAAAACCCAAGGAGGATATGatttgacaaaggtccatagcaAATTAACAACAGAGTTGGAAGAGAAACAGGTCTGGTCACCAGATTTATATTTTTCCACTACCAGCTAAATAaaggtttaattttatttttctccagaggATGGGCAAGATAAAGGAAACAGTGCAAAGCCTGAGTAATTCACAACCTGGATAATCAATTCCTGAATGAGAAAGttgactacattttatttattctaagtGACACCTCCTGATTTGCAAACAATGTCAACCTCTCCAGCTTTTCAGCAGAGTACTGTCAATATATAAGTAACAATTCTGGACACACAACACGCTTCAGTTGGCCACTTATAAAACTGACAATAGACTGATACTCCGTagttaaaactggacagctacataagGCCTCCATTCAGCATATACATATGTTCTCCATTCAGCAACTAAACTCCACAAAGAGAgggaaactattaaaaaaaaagtgcctttTCAGAGGCTTGAGCCTTGATCCCACCAACCTCTGCAGAAGTACCTGttacaaaaaaacaaaggagCTAACAGAATTTAAATAACTGTCTCAAAGCAGGAAACTTGTGAGCAGAGCTCCAAGTGTGCTCCAGTCACAGTGGGCACACTTTCCTAGTTCTCTTCCTCTTTAAACTTTTCCCTGTCTGGAGTGCCTTCCCTACACCTTTCAATTTGGAGAAAGTCTAATTATAGTCCTAAAGACTTGTTCAAGTGTCACCTCTGttaagtgaaagccgctcagtcgtgccgactctttgcgacctcatggactatacagtccatggaattctccaggagtgTGTAGtccttcccttcttcagtggatgtTCCTGATCcaagaatcgaaccggggtctcctgcattgcaggcggattctttaccagttgagctatcagggaagcccccttctcgGTTGAGTGGTCCCTAACTCCCTCGTTACCCCCTCCTCTGACTCTCACAGCACTTTTTCCGACCATAGTAGGCGTCACACACCAaatattcacccattcccatcttCCATTTCCTTGTCTCACCCACCAGTCCCAACACACAGACAGAGGTCCTAAAGAACCAGGACTGGGTCCCACTGGCCTTTGCAACCATTACACTCAGGGTACCTGGGACAACAGAAGGCGGCTCAATAAACGAGTGTTTAGTCAACGAATAACCCTCCCTACTAAGCTCCTAGATTATAAAAGCATCAGCACAATTTATAAAGCTGACTTACCTGCAACATTTCATGCTGGTTTAAGGGAGGTCCTCAAGCATCTATAAGCCCTCCTTCCTCCAGCTTCTAACTCATGGCTTTCTGCATGGCGCCCTGCGCAGGACCACCAATGCTTATACGCAGTGGACTCTCaaaatgatgatgatagtaagaaaaataacaatattacTAATACGTCCAAACCTCACCAACATCAGGAAAGGCTGGGGGAAGCCATTCTTGTGGGGGAAACACAAGTAAGGCCGGAGCCAGGGCGCAGACCAAAGCTGCAGGCAGGGGCTCCGCAGTCCGCTTTGCGAACCTCCCAAAACGCTTACGTCCTACATTCTCACGAGGCCTGTCCGGGCCTGCTGAGGCTGACGGCAGCCCACCCTGTGCTGTCTGATGCGGGAAGAAGCCACTTGCTGCTTCCCAGACGCCTGCTCCTCGCGGCGGAGCCGGCGGCCCGGCGAGAGGAGCAGCCAATCACGCGGTGGCCAGTGGATCACGTGGCGCCCAGCTTTGAGGCGGGGCTGGTGCGGAGAGCAGCCAATCGGAGCGCGAGGCGAACTTTGGAGCCGGAGCCGGCTAGAGGGCGCAGGCGCCTTTGCGGTTGCTCTGTGGCTTGGCGGGCTCTGAAGCCTGAGTTAAAAGTTAGACGCTGAGTAGTTTCCGCTGGTCCTTCAATTCCTTAATCTCTGACGTCGGAGAGGCTGTTATCTGGGGTGTCTTGTTTCACTAGGGAAAGGCCTCTGAGGCAGGGTTGTAGAGTGTGTGTGCCCTGGACTTTTGGGAATGTCAgctaaaaaagatgcacaacttaacagttgtgagttaagttttatttggggcaaaatgaggactgcagcctgtgaGGCAGCATCTcggatagctctgagagactgctccaacgCGGCAGTAGGGGAAAggcaatatataaggttttggtgaagggggagttcaataccatgaagcactcattttacaaaaggctttttgttagtcatgaggatctgatgtcaccatgaagggattttgtgcttctctagatatgaggagatggaAGGCTTGAGATCATagaatctgttcctaaaaacatgcAACTATccaaagacctgtcccaccagattccctagagcacagagtgcctcactccaccctgaactccatCAGaggttgttgaaggtcaacagctatagcagcatgggattcaatccctgtagaggcagctggcaaatgcttttgttgttcagtcgttggCAGTGCTCTTGGTaggtgccaatttgtagttgacaggaAGAACTATCGATTCAGTGATCCAACAATACTGTGCTTGTGCCAAACTCCCACCTGAGCACTAGAGAGGTTGGGGTGAACTTTGATTAAGGTGCCCCTTCTTCCCCACCAAGGGGAAACTCATTGGTTGGTCAGAGGTTTGGGTGCTTCCTAAACAACAAAGAGGGGGCATTAGATATCAAAGAACTGCGAAGGAGCACAGGAAAAAAAGTCATGGAAGAGGTGGCCTTTGATCTGGGTCTTGAAAGATGTGTGAGAATTAGGATATTCTGGGAGCAGATAATTTAACTCTCGAATTAAATAAGAAAGCATAGGTGAGtgagtgagagtcgctcagttgtgtccaattcgtTGCCACCCgatggactggagcccatcaggctcctctgtccatggaattctccaggcacgaatattggagtgggttgccatttccttccaaatTTAGGTAAGGTTGAAATGGTGTAGTGTTTCTCAAAATTCAGTGAGTTAGAAACACCAGGAAGAAAGTTAACACAGACATCctaaaacatcaaaaacaaaggaCAAAACTGCACAATTCAGTTTTCCGGAATAAATAAGGTTGAATCTGGAGGTGGAGCCCCCAAGcgtgtatatttttaataagtatgttaagggagtgggcttcccaggtggctcagtgggtaaagaatccgcatagaatgcaggagacgcaggcaaacacaagttcgatccccaggatccccaggttgggaagatcctctggaggagggcatggcaacccactccagtattcttgcctggggaatcccatggacagaggagcctggtgggctacagtccatggggtcacaaagcgttggacacaactgaagcgactgagcacacatactgcATGGCAGGGGAGATTCTGATTCACACCCAAGTTGAGGACCAGTGTTAGCCGCGATGAAAGGGGGTGGCACGAATTGAAAGACAAGGCAAGATGGTGGCTTGCTGCCTGTGTAGTTTAGACTATTCTGGAGAAAGTGGGCAGTGTGAAGGTTTCAGAGTCTGAGGAGATAAGTGATCAAATATGAAAACCCATTAggcaactctgtttttaaatagaaggaaggaaggcagagtgAAAGAAGGGGAAGCTATTTCAAGTGATTGCAAGTGTCCAGTGAGAGCTAGTAAGAAATGGAAAGGTGGCATGTGAAGGGCGGCAGGAGGATAGGATGGGGAGAAAGAcgtgaagaaataaaaggaaaaagtgtgGAGAAAAATGGAATGACTTCTTTAGAGACCTATTAAGGATCCTCATTGtactttaggggcttccctgatacctcagttggtaaagaatccacctgcaatgcaggagaccccagttagattcctgactcaggaagatcctctggagaagggacaggctacccagtccagtattcttggacttcccttgtggctcagctggtaaagaaatctgcctgcaatgtgggagacctgggttcaatccctgggttgggaagatcccctggagaagggaaaggctacccactccagtattctggcctagagaattccatggactgcatagtccatggggtcacaggagttggacatgactgagcgactttcactttcatcactctCATCGTACTTTAAAAATAGGAGAGTTTAGACAGTAAAGAGAATGGGCCTTTGCaagtgctgtttccttttcctgattttccccttccctccccatcacccTTTCTCAACCTGGTGCACTCTTCCTTGCAGGATTAAGCTCCTATACCATCTCATTTAAGAAATCTTACCTTGTTCTTACAAGCTTAGTCGTTTTCACTCGTTAGAACACCCCAAGCACACCGTTCATGTAAGTCTAGCTTGCCAGAATGGCACTAGAGTGTAGTGGTCATTCATATGGACTATAGTGTTTGCAAGCATCATAAACTCTGTTCCTCggtttctctatctgtaaaagTGGGAATAATGACAGTACCTTCCTCATTGAGAACAATGCATAGTACATGAAGTTCTCACCTGGTGTTACCACATACGTTGTATTGCCATGAGTTCTTTAATACATGATTTCCCCCTCTAGATTGTGAACAGGACACGTGTCTTATTCTTGCTAACAGTAAATGCTGCACGACAGACTGATTAAGTCAGTTTTGAAATCAGTTGGACTCCAGGAGTTCAGATCTCAGCTCTGCTACCTACTAGGTGTGTAGCCTTGAGCTTTACTTCTCttaactcagtttcttcatttataacatGGTGAAAATAATGCATGTCTTACAAGTTATTATGAGGACAATTTGAAATCATCAAAGTTGCAGATCTGGCCCAAAGAAGGCAGTCACTAAATGGTGCAAATGACCAGTAGCCCCAGAGCACAGTACTATGTTTGGAACGCAGTAAGTGCTTGATAATTGATTATTAAATGAAAAGCTGACATTCTATGCCAGGCACCATACTAAACTCTTTATATACATCATCTCACTTCATCAAGAATGATATGAAGAAGGCACTATTATTACCTCCAACTTAACACAGAAGGAACCTGAGGCTTGGATTATCTTAACCATAGCTTCAGAGCTAAAAAGTGCTAGAATTGCTATGTGCTtgggactcaaaaaaaaaaaaaaagtggtcgattgaatgagagaatgaatgaaagactTACTCAGAGTCAGATGGTGGTGTGGTAAAAACAGCACGGTTGCTGTCGGTCACTATGTTATCAAGTCTGCTGTGTAGTCATAGCAGTAGTCGAGTCATACTGACAAACGAATTTAGAGTGAGACGAAGGCTGGTATTCAGCTTTTGTGTCTTTTGAGCTTGAAGGCTGTGCTGTAATTATCTCTGAGGATAAACTGAAATGCATAGTGAATAAACACATCTTAAATAAATTGGGGGCTCTAGTTCTTAGCTAACTGTCAACAGCATGGCCAGATTACTGTCCCAAGACCTAGAGAGAATCACTATCCAAGCTACTGATTTCAAGTTGCTTCATATCACGGACATTTGCTTCTAGGTATCAGAGCCAAAATGAGAACTCCTCCCTGTTCTGATAACCTACTATTCATAGCCAGTGGACTTGACTAAGGAACTTTGAAAAAGAGAAACTCTCCTTACTCATCTTTCACATTATCCTTTCTTCTCCTGATTTGGTTCCCAATAGTTCATTAAAGAATAAGAAGAACGTCCCTGCtcatctagtggttaagaatctgccttccaaagcatgggacatgggtttgatctctggtccaggaagattccacatgccatggggcaactaagccactGCCTCGCAAATACTGagtctgagctctagagcctgagtTCTTCGCAAGGCGAGAAGCCtcacgccacagctagagaaagccgcCTGCAacgacgaagacccagcacaactacaacaaaaaagaataagaaggagAAAACAATCCAATTTCTAGTTCTCCTGCCCCATAAAATGTCTTTCCTGTTgactgggaagaaaaaaaggaagtactTAAGTAAATTTCTGATT includes:
- the PEX12 gene encoding peroxisome assembly protein 12, which codes for MAEHGAHITTASVVDDQPSIFEVVAQDSLMSAVRPALQHVVKVLAESNPAHFGFFWRWFDEIFTLLDLLLQQHYLSKTSASFSENFYGLKRIVMGDQHRLQRLASAGLPKQQLMKSIMFLVLLPYLKVKLEKLVSSLREEDEYSIHPPSSRWKRFYRAFLAAYPFVNMAWEGWFLVQQLRYILGKVQHHSPLLRLAGVRLGRLTVQDIQALEHKSAKASMMQLPAGSIGEKIKSALKKAVGGVALSLSTGLSVGVFFLQFLEWWYSSENQETIKTLTALPTPPPPVHLDYNSDSPLLPKMKTVCPLCRKNRVNDTVLATSGYVFCYRCVFNYVRSHQACPITGYPTEVQHLIKLYSPEN